A genomic window from Caldicellulosiruptor kronotskyensis 2002 includes:
- the coaE gene encoding dephospho-CoA kinase (Dephospho-CoA kinase (CoaE) performs the final step in coenzyme A biosynthesis.) has translation MRQNRVLGITGKICSGKSTISSILAQSYGFKVVDVDKEYHTLLEKNEELKKKLTDVFGEEILVSGKIDRNRLRALVTADKSRFEVLNKITHKFIFERVNYLVLEVFKEYPTVIDAALLFEIGLNKLCSVVWFVEAEENILIERIIKRNGWSEKEIKSFLEKQKILESYKNLANRVIVNNFDIEELKSLIRKYLKEDGLI, from the coding sequence ATGAGACAAAATAGAGTTTTGGGAATCACAGGGAAGATATGTTCGGGTAAGAGTACCATCAGTAGCATATTAGCGCAAAGTTATGGCTTTAAAGTAGTTGATGTTGATAAAGAATATCATACCCTTTTGGAAAAAAACGAAGAACTCAAAAAAAAGTTAACTGATGTTTTTGGGGAAGAAATATTGGTATCAGGGAAAATAGATCGAAACAGATTGAGAGCTTTGGTAACTGCTGACAAATCCCGTTTTGAGGTTCTAAATAAGATAACTCATAAATTTATTTTCGAAAGGGTAAACTATTTGGTTTTAGAGGTCTTTAAAGAATACCCAACTGTCATAGATGCTGCGCTTTTATTTGAAATAGGACTCAATAAACTCTGTTCTGTTGTATGGTTTGTTGAAGCAGAAGAAAATATATTGATTGAGAGAATAATAAAAAGAAATGGATGGAGTGAAAAGGAAATAAAATCTTTTTTAGAAAAACAAAAAATACTGGAGAGCTATAAGAATCTTGCTAATAGGGTTATTGTGAATAATTTTGATATTGAAGAATTAAAAAGTTTAATAAGAAAATATCTAAAAGAGGATGGATTGATTTGA
- a CDS encoding lytic transglycosylase domain-containing protein, which produces MKKKVIIIVLLLVLLLFFERFYFFVLKQIYPLKFSESISKYSSEIGVDPYLICAIIKSESNFNQYAVSKKGAVGLMQLSPSTAKWVAQKLKTEYVEENLYDPDYNIRLGSWYIKYLIDYYSGDTKLAVAAYNAGMTNVNKWLSIRKRSTIEITEIPFKETNHFVKRVFKSYEMYKKLYPKAFKNTDY; this is translated from the coding sequence TTGAAGAAGAAGGTTATAATAATAGTCTTACTACTTGTTCTTCTTTTATTTTTTGAAAGATTTTATTTTTTTGTTCTAAAGCAAATATATCCACTAAAGTTTTCTGAAAGCATAAGTAAATATAGCAGTGAAATAGGAGTAGATCCATATTTGATATGTGCGATAATAAAATCTGAAAGTAACTTTAACCAGTATGCAGTTTCAAAAAAAGGCGCTGTGGGACTTATGCAGCTTTCGCCTTCAACTGCAAAGTGGGTTGCTCAAAAGCTTAAAACGGAATACGTAGAAGAGAATCTCTATGATCCTGATTACAATATAAGGCTTGGTTCGTGGTATATAAAATATCTTATAGACTACTACTCTGGTGATACAAAGCTTGCAGTTGCAGCTTACAATGCTGGCATGACAAATGTAAATAAATGGCTTTCGATTAGAAAAAGAAGCACTATTGAAATAACAGAAATTCCTTTTAAAGAGACAAACCATTTTGTAAAAAGAGTTTTTAAGAGTTACGAGATGTACAAAAAACTTTATCCAAAAGCATTTAAAAATACAGATTATTAA